From one Lysinibacillus sp. G4S2 genomic stretch:
- a CDS encoding aspartate aminotransferase family protein — MKRNYSIEELKVLDQKHFLHPTSPVKTENGPVFIFTEGKGVHLYDITGKKVIDGMSSLWNVNIGHGRTELGEVAKEQMDKLAFSSCFATFSNEPAILLAKKLAELAPGDLNTTFFTSGGSESNDSAYKLARHYWILKGETSRKKIISRSRSYHGVAIGATSATGLKGFRDFTNSNAPDFLFVDHFSIQALRDLIETEGPETIAAFITEPVQGAGGVHVAPDNYFKEIREICNEYGILMITDEVITGFGRTGKFFAMEHFNVVPDMMCFAKGVTSGYAQLGGVMISEKIHQEFSELSEGTILHGYTYSGHPMACAVGLKNIEIIEKDNLVANAEIRGQELLAGLKVLQAKYPFIVDARGLGLMAGIEISYEGRLLAPQIVTEAAKLGLICRSVVLDAQDIVVFSPPLSISQKELRDLLDILEKAIQEVENQVLANKL, encoded by the coding sequence ATGAAGAGAAATTATTCTATTGAAGAACTTAAAGTATTAGACCAAAAGCATTTTCTACACCCTACTTCACCAGTAAAGACGGAAAATGGACCGGTATTTATTTTTACAGAAGGAAAAGGTGTTCATCTGTATGATATTACAGGTAAAAAAGTTATTGATGGTATGTCTTCACTTTGGAATGTGAATATCGGACATGGTAGAACAGAACTTGGTGAAGTAGCGAAGGAACAAATGGATAAATTAGCCTTCAGTTCTTGTTTTGCAACGTTTAGTAATGAGCCTGCTATTCTATTAGCAAAAAAGTTAGCAGAATTAGCACCTGGTGATTTAAATACTACATTTTTTACGTCCGGTGGTTCCGAATCCAATGATAGTGCCTATAAATTGGCTCGTCATTATTGGATATTAAAAGGGGAGACTTCTCGAAAAAAAATTATCTCAAGATCGAGATCTTATCACGGAGTGGCAATCGGTGCTACAAGTGCGACGGGTTTAAAAGGATTTCGTGATTTTACAAATTCTAATGCACCGGATTTTCTATTCGTAGATCATTTCTCCATACAGGCTTTACGTGATTTGATTGAAACTGAAGGTCCAGAAACAATAGCTGCTTTCATCACCGAGCCAGTACAAGGTGCAGGTGGGGTGCATGTTGCACCGGATAATTATTTCAAAGAAATTCGTGAAATTTGTAATGAGTACGGTATTTTGATGATAACTGATGAAGTTATCACAGGATTTGGTAGGACTGGTAAGTTCTTTGCGATGGAACATTTTAATGTGGTACCGGATATGATGTGCTTTGCAAAAGGTGTTACTAGTGGATATGCACAATTAGGTGGTGTAATGATCTCAGAGAAAATACACCAAGAATTTTCTGAGTTATCAGAAGGAACTATATTGCATGGATACACTTATAGTGGTCATCCAATGGCCTGTGCAGTTGGGTTGAAAAACATTGAAATTATAGAGAAAGATAATTTAGTAGCAAATGCAGAAATTCGTGGTCAAGAGCTATTAGCGGGGTTAAAAGTATTACAAGCGAAGTATCCATTTATTGTAGATGCAAGAGGTTTAGGTTTAATGGCAGGTATAGAAATCTCTTATGAAGGAAGACTCCTCGCTCCGCAAATAGTGACAGAGGCAGCAAAGTTGGGATTAATATGTCGCTCTGTTGTACTAGATGCTCAAGATATTGTTGTATTTTCACCACCATTATCTATAAGCCAAAAGGAGTTAAGAGATTTATTGGATATTCTAGAAAAAGCGATTCAAGAAGTAGAGAATCAGGTGTTGGCAAATAAGTTGTAA
- a CDS encoding ArgE/DapE family deacylase: MKEKIRLYIEENKEELFKTIQDVVRIKSVVGNEQEMQLYMKKKYEELNLILHEIEPKYEKVSAHEAFIDSGIPFEDRKNIIGIHKGVSNGKSLTIHGHVDVVSPEPYSNWTMDPWSGDIIGNKLYGRGSADMKAGLISNWFALKTLIDLGYPIAGDVQLHSVIEEEAGGGGGALACLEEGFVTDGYISTEPHNLNMTISHGGIMYFRVYVKGRTAHAGLAHEGINAISKMMKILSALDELSEWRAKNVKFDLFEKGSGQSVHLNLGVLKAGDWVSTVPGEAILEGRIGFIPGETREEIKQLVQDTIMKSVLGDEWMDKNPPVIEWFGWSTEPWYQDPENPFVKLFIENSEDVMGQKVIMVGRAGGNDARFTQYYGKQGLCFGPIGENMHGPDECVHLDSVVEVTNVLANYIIKWSES; encoded by the coding sequence TTGAAAGAAAAAATTCGACTGTATATAGAAGAAAATAAAGAAGAATTATTTAAAACAATTCAAGATGTCGTACGTATAAAAAGCGTTGTTGGTAATGAACAAGAGATGCAATTATACATGAAAAAAAAATATGAAGAACTTAACTTGATTTTGCATGAGATTGAACCAAAATATGAGAAGGTTTCAGCTCATGAAGCGTTTATTGATTCAGGTATTCCGTTTGAAGACCGAAAAAATATTATCGGAATACATAAAGGTGTCTCCAATGGTAAGTCATTAACGATTCATGGGCATGTAGATGTTGTTTCTCCAGAACCATATTCAAATTGGACGATGGACCCATGGAGTGGAGATATTATTGGAAACAAGTTATACGGTCGAGGCTCTGCAGATATGAAAGCAGGACTTATTTCAAATTGGTTCGCATTGAAAACATTAATTGATTTAGGTTATCCAATTGCTGGAGATGTTCAGCTACATTCAGTAATAGAAGAAGAAGCTGGTGGTGGAGGCGGAGCTTTAGCATGTTTGGAGGAGGGCTTCGTAACAGATGGGTACATTTCGACAGAGCCACATAATTTGAATATGACAATAAGTCATGGGGGGATTATGTATTTCCGAGTGTACGTAAAGGGAAGAACAGCACATGCTGGTTTAGCGCATGAAGGCATAAATGCTATTTCAAAAATGATGAAAATCCTTAGTGCGCTGGATGAATTAAGTGAATGGCGTGCTAAAAATGTTAAGTTTGATTTATTTGAAAAGGGGTCTGGACAGTCCGTTCACTTAAACTTAGGTGTACTAAAAGCTGGGGACTGGGTATCGACAGTTCCAGGGGAAGCGATCCTCGAAGGAAGAATTGGTTTTATCCCAGGGGAAACTCGCGAAGAAATTAAGCAACTAGTACAAGACACGATTATGAAATCTGTCTTAGGCGATGAGTGGATGGATAAAAATCCACCTGTTATAGAGTGGTTTGGATGGTCAACGGAGCCATGGTACCAAGATCCTGAGAACCCTTTTGTAAAATTATTCATCGAAAATTCAGAAGATGTTATGGGACAAAAAGTAATAATGGTTGGAAGAGCTGGAGGAAATGATGCACGATTTACTCAGTATTACGGAAAACAAGGATTGTGCTTTGGGCCAATTGGAGAAAATATGCATGGACCAGATGAATGTGTTCATTTAGATAGCGTAGTAGAAGTAACGAATGTTTTGGCAAATTATATTATTAAGTGGAGCGAGAGTTAA
- a CDS encoding APC family permease: MTDNTTLKRSLGVWSIVALGLGYMTPTVVFDTFGIVSKLTNGVVPMAYFVALLVMVLTAISYGKMVQVFPAAGSAYTYTRETMGSHLGFLVGWASLLDYLLLPLVNALIIRIYMESLFPNVPVWIWVFAYVIVVTAINAYSMESTSSLNFILVVFTICLIGIFIILASVQLYNGMGTGTLFTIHPLSHENVKLIAVLTGATVVAFSFIGFDAITMYTEEAKDTSTVPRAILLTVLIGGGIFFIASYFTQALFPDVSVFKNVDDTLPEIGLYVGGKLFQLLFIAGAFAATVASGLASHASASRLLFVMGRNGVLPKKTFGYLHPKFRTPVFTIVLTGIVSLFAIGPNLELIASVINFGALIAFTFVNQSVIVLFYIRQKRRSGSETFKYLIMPSFGALATGVLWYHLHADAFIGGIVWLIIGIIYMLFITRFFKKELGSMDSIDDLESLDKEIFNEDKIKVLN, from the coding sequence ATGACAGATAACACTACGCTCAAAAGGTCATTAGGTGTTTGGTCAATTGTTGCATTGGGATTAGGATATATGACGCCTACAGTGGTCTTTGATACGTTTGGAATTGTATCAAAATTAACAAATGGTGTAGTACCAATGGCTTATTTTGTCGCCTTGTTAGTAATGGTATTGACAGCGATTAGTTATGGAAAGATGGTACAGGTATTCCCGGCTGCTGGTTCAGCATATACATACACCCGGGAAACAATGGGGTCTCATCTAGGATTCCTCGTAGGATGGGCATCGTTATTAGATTATTTATTATTACCTTTAGTTAATGCATTAATTATTCGAATATATATGGAATCTCTGTTTCCGAATGTACCTGTTTGGATTTGGGTTTTTGCTTATGTCATTGTAGTTACTGCAATTAATGCTTATAGTATGGAATCAACATCCAGCTTAAACTTTATACTCGTTGTTTTCACGATTTGTTTAATAGGTATCTTCATAATACTTGCTTCTGTACAACTTTATAACGGTATGGGAACTGGTACTTTATTCACGATTCATCCACTATCACATGAAAATGTAAAATTAATAGCCGTTTTAACTGGGGCAACAGTAGTAGCTTTCTCGTTTATCGGTTTCGACGCAATAACAATGTATACGGAAGAAGCAAAGGATACATCAACAGTTCCTAGAGCAATCCTTCTAACTGTTTTAATCGGTGGGGGTATTTTCTTTATTGCTTCTTATTTTACACAAGCATTATTCCCGGATGTTTCTGTGTTCAAAAATGTAGATGATACATTGCCGGAAATTGGTTTATATGTAGGAGGTAAGTTATTCCAACTGCTTTTCATTGCAGGAGCTTTCGCTGCTACTGTAGCTTCAGGACTTGCATCTCATGCAAGTGCATCTCGTTTGCTGTTTGTTATGGGCAGAAATGGTGTACTTCCTAAAAAAACTTTCGGATACTTACACCCTAAATTTAGAACGCCTGTTTTTACGATTGTTTTGACGGGAATCGTATCATTATTTGCAATAGGACCAAATTTAGAATTAATTGCTTCAGTCATTAACTTTGGGGCATTAATTGCATTCACATTCGTTAACCAATCTGTTATTGTTCTTTTCTATATTCGTCAGAAAAGGAGATCAGGCAGTGAAACCTTTAAGTACTTAATTATGCCTTCTTTCGGAGCATTAGCTACTGGAGTTCTTTGGTATCATTTACACGCTGATGCATTTATAGGTGGAATCGTTTGGCTTATAATCGGAATCATTTACATGCTGTTTATAACAAGATTCTTTAAAAAAGAACTTGGAAGCATGGACTCTATTGATGACTTGGAGTCATTAGATAAAGAGATTTTTAATGAAGATAAGATTAAAGTCTTGAATTAA
- a CDS encoding APC family permease, translated as MKHPVNLSRSLSLTSVVVTGLAFMALTTVFSTYGIASQISHGMVAGSYVIALIVMMFTAHSYGQMAKAYPIAGSAYTYAQKAINSHVGFLVGWAILMDYLLIPMVNFLLFGIFFSAAIPEVPQYVWILTLVVLVTFVNVKGVKLSANINMIVIGLSVLFILVFCILSVKSIVTGTGTGILFNLDPFINTEESFKYIVAGAALLCFSFLGFDAVSTFSEEVKNPEKNIPRAISLVTIIGGLCFVVVSYLAHNVWPDYTSFKDADSAAYEIAFLVGGNALQAAFLAKTAVVVFGSASASQASAARVLYAMGRDGQLPKNFFGKLNKRTRTPVNNILLIGLLSLSAMFLSLTFVASFINFGALLAFTAVNLSVVFLYYGKRKERSLKGIIFYLIFPLIGAVLTTCLLFNLDVYSITLGSIWLGIGVIYLLFMTKGLKHKPPVLNTDQID; from the coding sequence ATGAAACATCCTGTTAATTTGTCTAGATCGCTTTCTTTAACGTCTGTTGTTGTTACTGGGTTGGCCTTTATGGCTTTAACTACAGTGTTTAGCACATACGGCATAGCCTCTCAAATATCTCATGGTATGGTCGCTGGATCGTATGTAATTGCATTAATTGTGATGATGTTTACAGCTCATAGTTATGGTCAAATGGCAAAAGCATACCCCATTGCGGGATCTGCCTATACTTATGCGCAAAAAGCGATTAATTCTCATGTTGGTTTCTTAGTGGGATGGGCAATTTTAATGGATTATCTCTTGATCCCAATGGTTAATTTTTTACTATTTGGTATTTTCTTCTCAGCTGCCATACCTGAAGTTCCACAGTATGTTTGGATACTTACATTAGTAGTTCTTGTGACGTTTGTAAATGTTAAAGGTGTAAAGTTAAGCGCAAATATCAACATGATTGTAATAGGCTTATCGGTATTATTTATACTTGTCTTTTGCATCTTATCAGTTAAATCAATAGTAACTGGAACCGGGACTGGCATTTTATTTAACCTTGATCCCTTTATTAATACCGAGGAGTCATTTAAGTATATAGTTGCTGGTGCTGCACTATTATGTTTCTCTTTCCTCGGTTTTGATGCAGTTTCTACTTTTTCAGAAGAAGTAAAAAATCCGGAGAAAAACATACCACGTGCAATATCTTTAGTAACAATAATTGGTGGATTATGTTTTGTAGTCGTATCTTATCTTGCACATAATGTTTGGCCAGATTATACGAGTTTTAAAGATGCTGATTCTGCTGCCTATGAAATTGCTTTCCTAGTAGGCGGGAATGCCTTACAAGCAGCATTCCTAGCAAAAACTGCAGTGGTTGTATTTGGTTCCGCGTCCGCATCTCAAGCAAGTGCTGCACGTGTATTATACGCAATGGGAAGAGATGGACAATTACCTAAAAATTTTTTTGGAAAACTAAATAAAAGAACGAGAACCCCAGTCAACAACATTTTATTAATTGGTCTTTTATCATTATCTGCAATGTTTTTAAGTCTAACCTTTGTCGCGTCTTTCATTAACTTTGGCGCCCTACTTGCATTTACTGCTGTGAATCTATCCGTTGTATTTTTATATTACGGTAAGCGAAAAGAACGCTCCTTAAAGGGGATAATCTTCTATTTGATTTTTCCATTAATCGGAGCAGTACTGACAACTTGTTTGCTTTTCAATCTAGATGTTTATTCGATTACTCTTGGTAGTATTTGGTTGGGTATTGGTGTTATTTATTTATTATTTATGACAAAAGGTCTTAAGCATAAACCACCAGTGCTCAATACAGATCAGATTGATTAG
- a CDS encoding amidohydrolase encodes MVIADKVISSEAVFTGLENEAKPAAIAIKGNKIIAVGSMDEIKPFIGLDTKEFHYGNQLIMPGFHDAHLHLMFGSLFTHASINLSDAHSEEEVASLVKQFSENVHADEWIIGYGWDHTNWPEKCLPTRFSLDKVVPNRPIILFHAEGHYSWVNSLALENARVTNETEDPPNGTIQKDENNEITGILLETAMNLVVDIALAFPDKRKEELFEEFLKKSAQLGITSVNDLFASSFDKLNSFDMYKAYEEAGKLTTRIHLYPELNDDIDRAISLREKYNSEKLQLAGLKQFIDGVVTGHTAYMLDPYLDKPITRGSTAFPVETIKNWVTKADKEGFQIRFHTIGDGAVRLALDIFEAARMDNGVRDSRHALEHIEVIHPTDIKRFKELGVVPSVQPSHLALMPKESHTLRVGKEKDPYTYLCKTLYDAVEYIALGTDYPIATLDPFKEIFHAITRLDFTGDYEWNSQEQITLAEALKSYTKGSAYSTFREKDLGTLEVGKLADIIVLDKNLFEVENKEILQTKVLLTIMDGEVVYLYSAEDSHLYRW; translated from the coding sequence ATGGTTATCGCTGATAAAGTTATTTCGAGTGAAGCAGTATTTACAGGTTTAGAAAATGAAGCAAAGCCAGCTGCTATTGCGATTAAAGGTAACAAAATCATTGCGGTAGGTTCGATGGATGAAATAAAACCATTTATAGGTTTAGACACGAAGGAATTTCATTATGGCAACCAACTCATTATGCCAGGATTTCATGATGCGCACCTTCATCTCATGTTTGGTAGTCTTTTCACGCATGCAAGTATCAATTTATCGGATGCTCATTCGGAAGAAGAAGTTGCTAGTTTAGTAAAGCAATTCTCGGAAAACGTGCATGCTGATGAGTGGATTATAGGTTATGGATGGGATCATACAAATTGGCCAGAGAAATGCTTGCCGACACGTTTTTCTTTAGACAAAGTAGTTCCTAATCGCCCGATTATTCTTTTCCACGCAGAAGGTCATTATTCGTGGGTTAATAGTTTAGCACTTGAAAATGCAAGGGTTACAAATGAAACTGAAGACCCTCCTAATGGTACGATTCAAAAAGATGAAAATAATGAAATCACAGGAATTCTTCTTGAAACAGCAATGAATTTAGTTGTGGATATTGCTCTCGCATTTCCGGATAAACGAAAAGAAGAATTGTTTGAAGAGTTCTTAAAAAAATCAGCTCAATTAGGCATTACATCAGTAAATGATTTGTTTGCAAGTAGTTTTGATAAGTTAAATAGTTTCGATATGTATAAGGCATATGAGGAAGCTGGAAAACTTACGACTCGAATTCATCTTTACCCTGAGTTAAATGATGATATAGATAGAGCGATAAGCTTGCGAGAAAAGTATAATTCCGAAAAATTACAGCTTGCAGGACTTAAGCAGTTTATTGATGGCGTTGTAACTGGACATACCGCATACATGTTAGATCCTTATTTAGACAAACCTATAACACGAGGGAGTACAGCTTTTCCTGTAGAAACAATCAAAAACTGGGTGACAAAAGCGGACAAAGAAGGATTTCAAATTCGCTTCCACACAATTGGTGATGGTGCAGTTAGGCTTGCTCTAGATATATTTGAAGCAGCAAGGATGGATAATGGTGTGAGAGATTCACGACACGCGCTAGAGCATATTGAAGTGATTCATCCGACAGATATTAAGAGATTTAAAGAATTGGGGGTTGTTCCATCTGTACAGCCTTCTCATCTAGCATTGATGCCAAAAGAAAGTCATACTTTGCGTGTCGGTAAAGAGAAAGACCCTTATACGTATTTATGTAAAACGTTATACGACGCAGTCGAGTATATTGCTCTTGGTACAGACTATCCAATTGCAACATTAGACCCTTTTAAAGAAATTTTCCATGCGATTACGAGACTAGACTTTACTGGTGATTATGAGTGGAATAGTCAAGAGCAGATAACACTCGCAGAAGCGTTGAAATCGTATACAAAAGGTTCAGCATACAGCACATTCAGAGAAAAAGATTTGGGTACATTAGAAGTTGGAAAATTAGCAGATATTATTGTACTAGATAAAAACCTCTTTGAAGTAGAAAATAAAGAAATTCTTCAAACGAAAGTTTTGTTAACAATTATGGATGGTGAAGTTGTTTATCTTTATTCAGCAGAAGACTCCCACCTCTATAGGTGGTGA
- a CDS encoding GNAT family N-acetyltransferase, with product MSQVNLKNNGQEIVVRNILKEDLAEVAALSMKCFGPDMALKYEHFESQIELFPEGQICLEYNGKIVGTALSLIVNFEDYGDSHSYFQICDLGFIRNHNPNGRNLYGIEIGVHEDFRGLQLGRHLYDGRKRICEKLNLESILVGGRIPFYYKYAEQMSADEYALEVMKGKIYDPVLTFQMKNGYVLNKVMPGYLPGDVESLEYATLLEWKNPVYKLKLV from the coding sequence ATGTCTCAAGTAAATTTAAAAAATAATGGACAAGAAATAGTTGTCCGCAATATTTTAAAAGAGGATCTTGCTGAAGTTGCCGCACTTTCTATGAAGTGTTTTGGACCTGATATGGCATTAAAATATGAGCATTTTGAAAGTCAGATTGAGTTGTTTCCAGAAGGTCAAATTTGTCTAGAATATAACGGTAAAATTGTAGGAACCGCTTTAAGTCTAATTGTAAATTTTGAAGATTACGGAGATAGTCACTCATATTTTCAAATCTGTGATTTAGGATTTATTCGAAATCATAACCCTAATGGTAGAAACCTATATGGTATTGAAATTGGAGTACACGAAGATTTTAGAGGGTTACAATTGGGACGTCATTTGTATGATGGCCGAAAAAGAATATGTGAGAAACTTAACTTAGAAAGTATCTTAGTAGGTGGTCGTATACCTTTTTACTATAAATATGCTGAGCAGATGAGTGCAGATGAGTATGCACTAGAGGTAATGAAAGGGAAAATATATGATCCTGTATTAACATTCCAAATGAAAAACGGATACGTATTAAATAAAGTAATGCCAGGCTATTTACCTGGGGATGTTGAGTCATTAGAATATGCAACACTTTTGGAATGGAAAAATCCAGTTTACAAGCTTAAATTAGTATGA
- a CDS encoding NAD-dependent succinate-semialdehyde dehydrogenase, which yields MLYINGEWRDTGNKLDVTNPATGEIIRTVATGGKTETKEAIESAKRAFEFWGKTTGNERSNYLFQVVQLMKEKTKELAETITLENGKPLPDATREVAGAIGYLEWYAEEAKRIYGETIPASAADKHLMVIREPVGVCAAITPWNFPLSMITRKIAPALAAGCTIVLKPADLTPLSAIKVFECFHEVGLPAGVANLVIGPAEEIGNEMTSNPDVRKITFTGSTRVGKKLIRDSSDTVKKISMELGGHAPYIVFEDADIDAAVNGILVSKFINSGQTCISTNRIYVAETVADEFSGKLAEKVSKLVVGNGLEDGVNVGPVINKVALEKVKSQVEDAVKHDGKVITGGNVFTLNNGSGYFFEPTVIQYASDNMKITTEETFGPVAPIYTFKTEEEVVERANHPEYGLAAYCYTRDIGRGLRMMRALEFGIVGINDPAPVVVQAPFGGMKESGMGKEGGWYGLEEYLEKKFVSIYLK from the coding sequence GTGCTTTATATAAATGGTGAATGGCGAGATACAGGAAATAAATTGGATGTAACAAATCCTGCGACAGGAGAAATAATTAGAACTGTTGCTACAGGTGGTAAAACTGAAACTAAAGAAGCAATCGAAAGTGCGAAGAGAGCATTTGAATTCTGGGGTAAGACAACTGGAAATGAGCGCAGCAACTACCTGTTTCAAGTGGTTCAATTGATGAAAGAAAAAACAAAAGAATTAGCTGAAACAATTACACTTGAAAATGGTAAGCCTTTACCAGATGCTACTCGTGAAGTTGCAGGTGCGATCGGTTATTTAGAATGGTATGCAGAGGAAGCTAAGAGAATTTATGGGGAAACAATTCCTGCATCTGCAGCTGATAAACACTTAATGGTAATTCGCGAACCTGTTGGGGTATGTGCAGCTATTACACCATGGAATTTCCCGTTATCGATGATTACAAGAAAAATTGCACCTGCACTTGCTGCAGGTTGTACGATTGTTTTAAAACCGGCTGACTTAACTCCTCTTTCAGCGATAAAAGTATTCGAATGCTTTCATGAAGTTGGACTACCTGCTGGAGTTGCAAACCTGGTAATTGGCCCAGCTGAAGAAATTGGAAACGAGATGACGAGTAACCCAGACGTTCGTAAAATCACATTTACTGGCTCGACGCGTGTGGGGAAAAAACTTATCCGTGATTCGTCTGATACAGTGAAGAAAATATCAATGGAGCTTGGTGGACACGCACCGTATATTGTGTTTGAAGATGCTGATATTGACGCAGCAGTTAATGGTATCTTAGTGTCTAAGTTTATTAACTCAGGTCAAACTTGCATCAGCACCAACCGGATTTACGTAGCAGAAACTGTAGCTGATGAATTCTCAGGAAAGTTAGCTGAAAAGGTATCTAAATTAGTTGTAGGAAATGGATTAGAAGATGGCGTAAATGTCGGTCCAGTAATTAATAAAGTGGCTCTTGAAAAAGTGAAAAGTCAAGTAGAAGACGCTGTGAAACATGATGGTAAAGTAATTACGGGTGGTAATGTATTTACATTAAATAATGGTAGCGGTTACTTCTTTGAGCCCACAGTTATTCAATATGCAAGCGATAATATGAAGATTACAACAGAAGAAACATTTGGACCAGTTGCACCAATTTATACATTTAAGACGGAAGAAGAGGTAGTTGAAAGAGCAAACCATCCTGAATATGGTCTTGCAGCTTATTGTTATACGCGAGACATTGGTCGAGGCTTACGAATGATGCGTGCTTTAGAGTTCGGAATTGTTGGTATTAATGATCCAGCTCCAGTGGTTGTACAAGCTCCGTTTGGTGGTATGAAGGAAAGTGGAATGGGGAAAGAAGGCGGTTGGTACGGACTTGAGGAGTACTTGGAGAAGAAGTTTGTATCGATTTATTTAAAATAA
- a CDS encoding aspartate aminotransferase family protein yields the protein MTTKITQQSKTVALAKLDKKHLLHPATNPKALIDNGPPIIFVKGKGVTVTSTDDVEYIDGMSMLWNVNLGHGNQELADAGNSQLSTLAYASSFKGFSNEPSILLAEKLAELAPGDLNSVFYTSGGSESNDTAIKLARFYWELKGKSEKRKIIALTNAYHGVTIGAQTATGLAAYHKFASSNIEGVVRATAHLLNSELGDKSDPNYADSIRGTIEREGAETIAGIIIEPVQGAGGVNIPPEGYLEAVRKICDEHNILFMADEVICGFGRTGKMFGVSNWNVVPDMMSIAKGITSGYSQLGGVMMNDEIRETIANFDAVIPHGFTYSGHPTACAIGLKNIEILERDHIIDHVNEMEKELKKGLDYLAEKHSIVTNCRVIGLLAAFELYEDPTNGKLFDPTVFPANAVVDACFNRQLILRALGAYNQIVAIAPPLIINKEEIEKMIQIIDDSITAFKQTRN from the coding sequence ATGACAACTAAAATTACTCAACAATCAAAAACTGTAGCGTTAGCTAAACTGGACAAAAAGCACTTGCTACATCCAGCTACAAATCCGAAGGCTTTAATTGACAATGGACCGCCTATTATCTTTGTTAAAGGTAAAGGCGTTACAGTTACAAGTACGGATGATGTGGAATACATCGACGGGATGTCAATGCTTTGGAACGTGAACTTAGGGCATGGGAATCAAGAACTTGCAGATGCTGGTAATAGTCAATTATCTACCCTCGCGTATGCATCATCATTTAAAGGATTCTCAAATGAACCATCCATTCTACTTGCTGAAAAATTAGCTGAGTTAGCACCAGGAGATTTAAATAGTGTATTCTACACTTCTGGTGGGTCAGAATCAAATGATACAGCAATTAAATTAGCTCGTTTCTACTGGGAGCTTAAAGGGAAATCAGAAAAAAGAAAGATTATTGCGCTAACGAATGCTTATCACGGTGTAACAATAGGAGCGCAAACAGCTACTGGTCTTGCAGCATACCACAAGTTCGCATCATCAAATATAGAAGGAGTTGTTCGTGCAACAGCCCACCTATTAAACAGCGAGTTAGGTGATAAAAGTGACCCGAACTATGCAGATTCTATCCGTGGAACAATTGAAAGAGAAGGTGCGGAGACGATTGCCGGAATTATTATTGAACCTGTGCAAGGTGCGGGCGGAGTTAATATTCCACCAGAAGGTTACTTAGAAGCAGTTCGTAAAATCTGTGACGAGCACAATATCCTTTTCATGGCAGATGAAGTTATTTGCGGATTTGGTCGTACGGGGAAAATGTTTGGTGTAAGCAACTGGAATGTTGTCCCTGATATGATGTCAATTGCAAAAGGAATTACGAGTGGTTATTCGCAACTTGGCGGGGTCATGATGAATGATGAAATTAGAGAAACAATTGCTAACTTCGATGCTGTTATCCCACATGGTTTCACATATAGTGGCCATCCGACTGCTTGTGCGATTGGACTGAAAAACATTGAAATACTAGAGCGTGATCATATTATTGACCACGTAAACGAAATGGAGAAAGAACTTAAAAAAGGTTTAGATTACTTAGCTGAAAAACATAGTATTGTAACAAATTGCAGAGTAATTGGTCTGTTGGCTGCATTTGAACTTTATGAAGATCCAACAAATGGAAAATTGTTTGATCCAACTGTTTTCCCAGCAAACGCGGTAGTTGACGCATGTTTCAATCGCCAATTAATATTAAGAGCGCTTGGAGCGTATAACCAAATTGTGGCAATTGCACCACCGCTTATTATTAACAAAGAAGAAATTGAAAAAATGATTCAAATTATAGACGATTCGATTACTGCTTTTAAACAGACACGCAACTAA